One Equus quagga isolate Etosha38 chromosome 5, UCLA_HA_Equagga_1.0, whole genome shotgun sequence genomic window carries:
- the RPS8 gene encoding 40S ribosomal protein S8, whose protein sequence is MGISRDNWHKRRKTGGKRKPYHKKRKYELGRPAANTKIGPRRIHTVRVRGGNKKYRALRLDVGNFSWGSECCTRKTRIIDVVYNASNNELVRTKTLVKNCIVLVDSTPYRQWYESHYALPLGRKKGAKLTPEEEEILNKKRSKKIQKKYDERKKNAKISSLLEEQFQQGKLLACIASRPGQCGRADGYVLEGKELEFYLRKIKARKGK, encoded by the exons ATGG GCATCTCTCGGGACAACTGGCACAAGCGCCGCAAGACCGGGGGCAAGAGAAAGCCCTACCACAAGAAGCGGAAGTATGAGCTGGGCCGGCCCGCGGCCAACACGAAG ATTGGCCCCCGCCGCATACACACAGTCCGCGTGCGGGGAGGCAACAAGAAGTACCGGGCCTTGAGGTTGGACGTGGGGAACTTCTCCTGGGGCTCCGAGT GTTGTACACGCAAAACAAGGATTATTGATGTTGTCTACAATGCATCCAACAATGAATTGGTCCGCACCAAGACCCTGGTGAAGAACTGCATCGTGCTCGTTGACAGCACACCGTACCGACAGTGGTACGAGTCCCACTACGCACTGCCCCTGGGCCGCAAGAAGGGGGCCAAGCTG ACtcctgaggaggaagaaattttaaataaaaaacgctcaaagaaaattcagaagaaatacgatgaaaggaaaaagaatgctaAAATCAGCAGTCTTCTGGAGGAACAGTTCCAGCAGGGCAAACTTCTCG CATGTATCGCTTCCAGACCAGGCCAGTGTGGCCGAGCAGACGGCTATGTGCTAGAGGGCAAGGAGCTGGAGTTCTATCTGAGGAAAATCAAGGCCCGGAAAGGCAAATAA